The DNA region CTCGACAGCCTGGCCCAGCGCGTGCTGATGAGCCGGCGCACCTTCAGCCGCCACTTCCGCCAGCTCACCGGCAGCCCCCTCGGCGAGTGGCTGCTGGCCGAACGCCTGGCCCTGACCCAGCGCCTGCTGGAAGGCACCGACCAGAGCGTGGAAAAGATCGCCACCCTCGCCGGCTTCGGCTCGCCCGTCTCCCTGCGCCACCACTTCGGCCGCGCCTTCGGCGTCTCGCCCTCGGCGTGGCGGCAGAGCTTCCAGGGGAGCGTGGCGTAGTCCGCAATCAGCTCACCGTAGGTTGGTGCCGAGCACAGCGAGGCCCAACGGTGGGCGTTGGACCTCGTGCAAGGGTCGAGTCCTATCGCGGATGAATCCGCTCCCACGGTCTGGCGGCGCTGGCGAATGAATTGGCGCTGTCTGCGTCAAGTGTTGCTAGGGGATTTGAGCCCAGCTGATTGCCGAGTTTTGCTGATGGTTCCTGTTTCGCCTTGCCGGGCGAGTCCCTTTTCTCAGTCGTCGGGATGCCGAACCACAGAAAAGGAACCAAAAGGGCTTGCCCCATCATCCGGCCCGACTGCGTCGGGTGCCCTCACTCCGTCGTCGTTACTCGCTACGCTCGCCCTTCGGGCCGCACTGAAGTGCGTTCGCCACAAGTGGCGTCTGGGGGCCGGCGCGAAGGGCCATCCATGGCCAGTCGCGCCTCTCGTGGCATCCATGCCACTCGTCCCCCTGCGCAACGACTGCGTTCGGCCTCCTGGAGGGGCGTTGGCGGCTGCTCCAACTTCTTCCTCCAACGCATCACGACGTGGTGCGCACGGACTTTCGGATGGGTCGGGCAGCGTTCCGCAAGCGAAGCGAAACCCATGCTGCCGCACATACCCTTCGCGGATGGATCCGCTCCCGCGATCCGGCGGCGCCGGGCGAATGAATTCGCCCCTACAGGGCAGTCATGCGGCCTGCGCCGCCTCCGCTTCGATCACCTCGATCCACGCCTTGAGGTTGGCGCCGAGCATGCCCTTGCGCCACATCAGCCAGGTGGTGGTGTGGTCGAAGGGTTCGGCCAGGTGATGCACCGCCACCGCTTCGCGGCCGGGCAGGGTCTCGAGCATGGACAGCGGCATCAGCGCCACGCCGCCACCGGCGACCACGCAGGCGAGCATGCTGTGGTAGGACTCGATCTCCATGATCTGCCCCATGGGCACCCGCGCGGCGGCGAACCAGCTTTCGATGCGTTTGCGGTAGGAACAGCGCGGGCGGAAGCTGTAGACCGATTCGCCCTGCACGTCCGCCGCCGAGGCCACCGGGGCGTGGCCGAGGCTGGTGATCAGCACCAGCGTCTCCTCGAACAGCGGCAGGCCGTCCAGCTCGGCGTAGTCCATGGGGCCGTCCACCAGTGCCGCGTCCAGCCTGCCGCTCACCAGCCCCTCGACCAGCTCGCCGCTGGGCAGGGTCTGCACCTGGAGGTTGACCGCCGGCCAGCGGCGGTGGAAGCGCGCCAGCATCCCCGGCAGGTGGATGGCCGCCGTGCTGTACATGGAGCCGATGACGAATTCGCCCGCCGGCTCACCGCCCTTGAGCGCCGCCTCCGCCTCGGCCTGCAGCCTGAACATGCGCTCGGCGTAGCCCAGCAGCACCTTGCCCTCGGCGGACAGCTGCAGGCGCTGGCGTTCGCGCAGGAACAGGTCCACGCCCAGGGCCTCCTCCAGCTGGCGCAGGCGGGTGGAGAGGTTCGACGGCACGCGGTTCATGCGCACCGCGGCCTTGGCGATGGAGCCTTCTTCGGCGACCGCCTGGAAGATGCGCAGCTGACTGAGTTCCATGGCAACCATTCTCTTTGGATGAACAAGTTGTTCTTTATTATTCGTTTTAACTGAACAAGTCAAAAACCTAGCATGGCCTCCATCGCCACTCCGGAGGCCGCCATGTCGCCCATCATCCGCATCGTCGCCAGCACCCTCGCCCTGTTCGTCGCCATGGGCGTCGGGCGCTTTTCCCTCACGCCCCAATTGCCGCACCTGATCGCCGAAGGCCAGGTGGACCTCACCGGCGCCGGCCTGGTCGCCGCCGCCAACTACCTCGGCTACCTGGTGGGCGCCCTCGACGCGCTGCGTGCCACGGCGCCGGCCCAGGCCCATCGCCGCCTGTTCGGCGGTCTCTGGGCGGGCGTCGCCATCACCCTCGCCTCCAGCTGGGCGTTCGGCTTCTGGCCCCATGTGGCGCTGCGTTTCGCCGCCGGTGTCTCCAGCGCCTGGGTGCTGGTGGTGCTCACGGCCCTCGCCGCCCAGGTCGCGGTGCAGGCCGGGCGGCCGCGCCTGGCCGGGTTGATCTTCACCGGGCCGAGCCTGGGCGTGCTGGCCACCGGGCTGATGGCCCTGGCGCTGAACCTGCTGGGCCAGGGCTCGTCCAGCGCCTGGCTGCTGTACGGCGTGACCGCGCTGGTGCTGACCCTGGCCATCCACCCGCTGCTGCCGCGTCCGCAGGAGCGCGCCGATGCCGCGCTGCAGCCGGCGGGCCCGCGCCCCAGGGCCTTCTACCCCTTGCTGGTGGCGTACTCGCTGGTGGGCATCGGCTACATCATCCCGGCCACCTTCCTTTCGCAGATGGCCGCCGCGCAGTTCCGTGGCCAGTGGCTGGCCGACCTGTTCTGGCCCGCCTTCGGCCTGATCGCCACCCTGGGCGTGCTGCTGGTCAGCCTGCGCCGCCCGGGCACAGGCAGTACCGGCCGCTGGCTGGTGGGCGCGCTGTGGCTGCAGGCATTCGGTGTGCTGGCCTGCCTGTTCCCGGGGATGACCGGCCTGGCGCTGGGCGTGATCTTCTGCGGCGGCCCCTTCCTCGCCAGCATGCTGCTGGTGATGCAGCGGGCCCGGGAGATCGACCCGCTGGGGCATGCGCGCAACGTCGGCCTGCTCACCGCCGGCTTCGCCCTGGGCCAGCTCGGCGGGCCGCTGCTGGCGGCCCTCAGCAGCCACTTCAGCGGCGGCCTGCGCCCCGCCCTGCTGCTCGCCGCCGGCGCCCTGTTGCTGGCGGGCGGGCTGATGCTCAAGGCGCGGGAAGAGGTGAAGGTGGAAGCCGTGGCGGTGTGCCGGGGGTGAGCCAAATGCCATGGCACACCCGTAGGTTGGGCTGAGGTACGAAGCCCAACGCAGCGAGGTCGAATCCCTCGTCGTTGGGCCTCGCTGCGCTCGGCGCCAACCTACGGCACCGAGCGGTGGCGCCTCTGTATAGCACGTTCCCGGGCTGAAGCCCGGGCTACAGGGCGGCGGCTAGCCCGGGAAGGCGTCGCGCTCTTCCTCGCGCAGGGTGAGCACGCGAAAGCCGCTCTCGGTGACGAGGACGGTGTGCTCGAACTGCGCCGAGAGGCTGCCGTCGCGGGTGACGACGGTCCAGCCATCGGCCAGGGTACGGACGCTGCGGCGGCCCTGGTTGATCATCGGCTCGATGGTGAAGGTCATGCCCGGCTGCAGGCGCAGGCCCGTGCCGGGATGGCCGACGTGGAGCACCTGGGGGCTTTCGTGCATCTGCCGGCCGATGCCATGGCCGCAGTACTCCACCACCACCGAGTAGCCCGCCTCCTCGGCACGGCTCTGGATGGCGTGGCCGACATCGCCCAGGGTCGCGCCCGGGCGCACCAGGCGGATGGCGTCGTAGAGGCACTGCCGGGTCGTTTGCACCAGGCGCCGGGCGTCGTCGCTGACGGCGCCGAGGCAGTACATCTTGCTGGTGTCGCCGTAGAAGCCGTCCTTGATCACCGTGACGTCGACATTGACGATGTCGCCCTCCTGCAGCACCTCTTCCGCCGAGGGCCAGCCATGGCAGACCACCTGGTTGACCGAGGTGTTGACGGTGAAGGGATAGCCGTACTGCCCCTTGCTGCCGGGGATCGCCTGCAGCGTGTCGAGGATGTAGCGCTCGGCGAAGGCGTCGATCTGCGCGGTGGTGACGCCGGGGACGATGAAGTCATCCAGCGCCTCCAGCACCCGAGCGGCCAGGCGGCCGGCGACGACCATGCGCTCGATCTCGGCGGCGTTCTTGATCGTGACCTTGCTCACTCCACCGCCTCCACCGGCGGCGTGGCGGAGAGCTCCAGTTCACGGGCCTCCTCCATCAGGCGCTTGACGATGTCGGCGTAGGTCAGCTCCGGCTGGGCCTCGGCGAGCATGCCGATGCGCATCCAGTGCTCGGCCTGGGCGTTGATGGAGCGGGACATGGCGCGGCAGGCGATGCGCGCCTCTTCGTGCAGAACATCGGAAATCTTGACGATACCCATGGCGAATGATCCATATATGAAGTGCTACATAACATAGCATTTCATTTTTAAAGCACAAATGAAAAAGGGCCGCGGTGCGGCCCTTCTTTTTTGCGCCCCATCATCTGCAGCAGTGATGGGTTTCGCTTCGCTCTACGCCATCCTGCGGGCGCGAGCGCGGTCGGTTCAGGTGCCGGTCTTGATCTTGGTCCAGGTGCGGGTACGGATGCGTTCCAGCTTCGGCGGCAGCATCTCCACCGAGAACAGCTTCGCCTGCACCTCCGCCGGCGGGTAGACGTTGGGGTTGTCGCGCAGGGTGGGCGAGATCAACCCGTCCGCCGCCTGGTTGGGGTTGGCGTAGGCCACGTGGTCGGAGATGGGCGCGACCACCTCCGGGCGCAGCAGGTAGTTGAGGAAGGCGTGGGCCTGCTCGACGTTCTGCGCGTCCCTGGGGATGGCCAGTACGTCGAACCAGGCGGCCGTGCCTTCCTTGGGAATGCGGTACACGACCTTCATCCCGTTGCCCGCCTCCTCGGCGCGGGCCGCGGCCTGCATGGCGCCGCCGGACCAGGCCAGGGCGACGCAGATCTCGCCGTTGGCCAGGTCGCTGACGAACTTCGAGGAGCTGAAGTAGGTGATGTGCGGGCGCAGGCGGGTGAGCAGTTCCTCGGCCTTGGCGTAGTCCTCGGGGTTGCGGCTGTTGGGCGGCAGGCCCAGGTAGTGCAGCACCTCGGGGATCACCTCGGTGGGCGAGTCGAGGAAGGCCACGCCGCACTGCTTGAGCCTGGCCAGGTTGTCGGGGTTGAAGATCAGCTCCCAGGAATCCACCGGCGCGTTCTCGCCGAGCACCGCGCGCACCTTGTCGACGTTGTAGGCGATGCCGTTGGTGCCCCACATGTAGGGCATCACGTACTGGTTGCCCGGGTCCTTGGCGGCCAGCACCTTGAGCAGCGCCGGGTTGAGGTTCTTCCAGTTGGGCAGCTTGCTCTTGTCCAGCGGCTGGAACACGCCGGCCTTCATGTAGTTGGGCAGGAAGCCGTCGCTGGGCACCACCAGGTCGTAGCCGGAGTGGCCGGAGAGCAGCTTGGCCTCGAGCACCTCGTTGCTGTCGTAGACGTCGTACTTGGGGGTGATGCCGCTGTCCTTGCGGAAGTTCTCCAGGGTGTCCGGGGCGATGTAGTCGAACCAGTTGTAGATGCGCACCACCGGCTCGGCGGCGGCGTGGAGTGAGGCGCCCAGCAGCGCCAGGGCGAGGAGATGGCGCGCGCTCATCGGGCCACCTCTTCATAGCCCTGCAGCACATTGACGGCGTTCACCCCGATGGCCTCCACCGCATAGCCGCCTTCCATGATGAACAGCGTCGGCAGGCCGAGGGCGGCGATGCGCCGGCCCATGGCCAGGTAGTCGGGCGAGTCCAGCTTGAACTGGGAGATGGGGTCGTCCTTGTAGGTGTCGACACCGAGGGAGATCACCAGCGCGTCCGGCGCGTAGGCGGCGATCTTGCCGCAGGCGTCCTCCAGCGCGGCGGCCCAGCCGTCCCAGCCGGTGCCATGGGGCAGCGGGTAGTTGTGGTTGCAGAGCGCGCCCGCGCCTTCGCCGCGCTCGTCGGCGTGGCCCAGGTAATAGGGGTATTCCACCAGCGGGTCGCCGTGGATCGAGGCGAAGAGCACGTCGCCTCGGTTGTAGAACAGCTCCTGGGTGCCGTTGCCGTGGTGGTAGTCGACGTCGAGGATGGCCACGCGGCGTGCGCCCTGGTCGAGGAAGACATGGGTGACGATGGCGGCGTTGTTGAAGAAGCAGTAGCCGCCCATGAAGTCGCTGCCGGCGTGGTGGCCCGGCGGGCGGCACAGGGCGAAGGCGGTGTTGGCGCCGTTGCGCATGTGGTCCTGGGCGGTGAGCGCGACCTGCGCCGAGCTGTACACGGCCTGCCAGGTGCCGGCGGTGATCGGCGCCTCGGTGTCGAAGCAGTAGTGGCCGAGCTGGCCGTGCAGCGCGGTGGGGATGGGGCCATCACGGCGCAGGCGGCGCGCGGGGAAGGTGCTCGGCAGCATGTCGCAGCTGTGGCCTTCGGCGGCCCAGCGCGCCCAGGCGCCCTTGAGGAAATCCACGTAGGCGGCGTCGTGCACCCGCAGGATGGGTTCCAGGCCGAAGTCGCGGGGCTCGATCACCTCGCCCAGCGCCTGGTGGCGCACCCGCGCCAGCACGGTGTCCGCACGGCTGGGCATCTCGAAGCAGGGCTGGAGCTTGCCGTCCACCAGTTCGGACTGGCCGAAATGGAGACGATGGTCGTCGCTGTACACGGTCAGCATGCCGGGAACCTCATCTTGTTATTGGTGAATGGATTCTGTGGCCGATCGGGGCCCCTTGCGCAGGGGGACGGGCGGCCAATAGGGGATCGAAATGGCCAACCTGACTGGCCACAGGGTTGCGGCCAGGCAGGCTCCGACAGTTCTGACACGACAACTGCATTGCCGTCCTACAAGGGGCTTGGGCAGCATCCCGCTCCGTTGCGACCCAGGTTGCAACCTGGGCTTAGAACCCCAGCCAATACAGATGAGGCGCGCCATAAGCAGGATCGACAGGAGACCTTCCTGTCGTTCCTGGCTGTCTATGGCGGACTGTGCAAGGGGGGCTCACGCCCGCCCGGTTATCTGCCCTGTCTGTTACCGGTGGTTCTAAACCTTGCACGGTCCGCCACCCCAACACCCGGATGGCCGGGGGTGGCGGCTCCAATGGATTCGACAGGGAGCTGCATCATGACCAACCGCTATTTCGACACCCTCCGCTTCTTCCGCTACCGCCGCCTGCTGCGTGCCACCCTCATCCAGCACGAACCCTGGTTCGCCGCCCGCGACCTTGCCCGCCTGATGGGCATCCACTTCGGCGACAAGGTCCAGGCGCGCCTCGACCCCGACCAATGGCGCCTCGGCCTCATCGCCGCCGGCGACGGTACGGTGGGCGAGGAAATGATGGTCAGCGAATCCGGCGCCTACGCCCTCCTCCAGCGCCACTTCCCCCACCCCGAGAACCGCAACCTGCGGCAATGGCTCACCCAGGAAGTGATCCCGGCGCTGCGCCAGGCACGGGCGATCGCCTGACTCCTCGCATGGGCCATCCCGGGCTGAAGCCCGGGCTACCCGGTGCGTAGGGCCGCCGGAGGCAACGTCCCACCTTCACTGGATCCCCGCGTTCGCGAGGATGACGGGGTTACGCGAACGTACCCGCCCATACGTCACCCCCGCGAAAGCGGGGGCCCACTGAACACAATGCGGACGCAACCAATGTGGGCGGCGGGAAACGGCAGCGGTGGGCTGAAGCGGAGCACCGCCCGGCCCACCCACGCGTTACGTGTGGGTTCAACGCGATTGGGGGCTCCACTTGGTGGATGGGAGAAGCGCCATCCACCCCCGGGTTGGCCTGCGCCGGGGCTCAGCCGCGGAACTGGCTGGGGGGCTGGCCGCTCCAGCGCTGGAAGGCGTGGCGCAGGCTGGCGGTTTCGCTGAAGCCGAGTTCTTCGGCGATGCGGTAGATGGGCAGCTCGCCCTGCTGCAGCAGTTCCTTGGCGCGGGCGAAGCGCAGGTCGTCGAGCAGTTGCTGGTAGCTGGTCTGCTGCTGGGCCAGGTGGCGGCGCAGGCTGCGGGCGGAGCAGTTCATGGCGCGGGCCAGTTCCTCCAGCCCCGGCGGCGAGGCCAGGCGCTGGGCCAGTTGCTCGCGCACACGCTCCAGCCAGGCGCGGCGGGTGGCGAACTCGGCGTTCTGCCGGCGGCACTGTTCGAGCATTTCACGGTGGGTCACAGGGTCTGCCAGGGGCAGCGGGCGCTCCAGCCATTGGCGGGGGAAGCCGAGGCCGCTGCGCGCGCGGCCGAAGCGCGGGGCGCGGTCGAAGGCCTGGCGGTAGAGCGGCGCGGCGCCGGGGGGCTCGGGGTAGTCCAGCTCCAGCGCCGCCACCGGCAGCGGCTGGCCGAGCAGGTCGGCGCAGATCACCCGCAGCGAGCCCAGGCAGAGTTCGGTGTTGAAGGGTTTCAGCGCTTCGCGCTCGCCGTAGCCGCTGGCCAGCAGCCAGGCCAGGTCGCCCTCCTCCACCAGGCGCAGGTGGAAGTAGGTGCCCAGCAGCACCGGGTAGCCGAGGCCGATGCGCAGGGCCTCGCCCAGGGTGGGTGCCGAGAGCAGCGCGTAGCCCAGCAGGCCGTAGGCGGAGATGCGCGTGCGCTGGCCCAGCTCGAGCCCCAGCGCGGGGGTGTCGGCGAGGCGCAGGGCGTTGGCGAACACCTGCTGCTCCTGCCCGGGGTTGATCAGCCGTTGCAGAGCACGCAGGTCGTCCTCGGTGATGCCGCTGCCTTCCAGCAGGCTGGCGGCGTCGATGCCGCGCTCACCGAGGCAGGCCACGGTGAGCGTCGACATGTGCAGCGAGTTGAGCCAGGTGGCCCTGGAGAACAGCGGGTCGCCCATGGCCTTCAGGCCGTCACTGGATGGCGTCCGGGCGTTCCTTGCGCCGGTAGGGGAAGACGTCGATCACCTTGCCGGCGCGGATGGCGTCCTGGAGGCTCTTCCAGTAGTCGGCGTCGTAGAGGTCGCCGTGCAACTGGTTGAACAGCTTGCGCTGGCCGATATCGGCGAACAGGAAGCGCGGGAACTCCTCGGGGAACACGTCGTGCGGGGCCACCGAGTACCAGGGCTCGGAGGACATCTCGTCCTCGGGGTAGCGCGGCGGCGGGATGAAGCGGAAGTTGACCTCGGTGAGGTAGCTGATCTCGTCGTAGTCGTAGAACACCACGCGGCCGTGACGGGTGACGCCGAAGTTCTTCAGCAGCATGTCGCCGGGGAAGATGTTGGCGGCGGCCAGCTGCTTGATGGCCAGGCCGTAGTCGTCCAGCGCCTCGCGCACCTGAGGCTCGCTGGCGCTTTCCAGGTAGATGTTCAGCGGGGTCATGCGGCGCTCGGTCCAGCAGTGGCGGATGAGCACGGTATCGCCTTCCAGTTCGACGGTGGACGGCGCCACCTCCAGCAGCTCGGCCAGGCACTCGGGCTCGAACTTGGCCTTGGGGAAGCGGAAGTCGGCGAACTCCTGGGTATCGGCCATGCGCCCGACGCGGTCGACGCTCTTCACCAAGCGGTACTTCTCGATGACGGTGTTGCGGTCGACGTTCTTCGACGGCGAGAAGCGGTCCTTGATGATCTTGAACACGGTGTTGAAGCCCGGCAGCGTGAACACGCTCATGACCATGCCGCGCACGCCGGGCGCCATGATGAAGCGGTCGTCGGTGTTGGCCAGGTGGTTGATCAAGGCGCGGTAGAACTCGGACTTGCCGTGCTTGTAGAAGCCGATGGAGGTGTACAGCTCGGCGATGTGCTTGCCCGGCAGGATGCGCTTGAGGAAGCCGACGAACTCCGCCGGCACCGGCACGTCCACCATGAAGTAGGAGCGGGTGAAGGAGAAGATGATCGAGACGTCGGCTTCGTCGGTGATCAGTGCGTCCACCTGGATGCCCTTGCCCTCGCGGTGCAGCAGCGGGATGACCAGCGGCCACTGCTCGTCGCGGGTGTAGATGCGGCCCACCAGGTAGGCGCCCTTGTTGCGGTAGAGGGTCGAGGAGAACAGCTCGACGCACAGTTCCGGGTCCTTGATCACCCAGTCCGGCAGGCTGTCGCGCAGCTGGGCGACCAGGCGATCGAGGTCGCGCTCCAGGTCGTCGAAGGGCACGGCGAAGCGGTAGTCGTCGAGGATCTGCAGCAGCGCCGCCTTGAGGTCGCCGCGCGGGTGGTAGCTGCGGGTCTGCGGCGCGCGCTCGTGGGGGCGCAGGGACGGCCGCGTGGTGTGGATGAACATGCAGCCGTCGCTGATCAGGTCATGGCTGAACAGGCCGCAGAAGATCGAGTTGAACCAGGTTTCCGAGAGCTCGTCGTCGAAGCGCAGGTCGATCAGCTTGATGTAGGCGCTCTTGACCAGCGGCCACAGCTGCACGTCCAGCAGCACCTCTTCGTCGAAGGCGGCGCGCAGGCGCTCGCCCACTTCGCTCACCTTCTCCTCGTAGAGGGCGATCCGCGCGGCGGCCGCCTGCTGGATCTCCTGCCACTGCGCCTGCTCGAAGCGGGCGCGGGCGCCGTCGGTGATCTGACGGAAATGCTCACGGTAGTCGTCGAAACCATCGAGGATCAGTCGCGCGATATCTGCGGCCGGCCATTGCTGCGCCATGGGGAACACTCAGCTGGGAATTCGGAAGACGGAGCTTAGCCACAGCCCGGCCCGAAAAAAAGCTCCCCCTGCATCAGCCCCGGCCGGACCGCTCGCGACCGACGGGTCACGGCGCTCAGGCCAGCCCCCGCGCCTCGAGGAAGGCGGCCAGGTAGTCGATGAACGCCAGCACCTTGCCGGTGGCCCGGCGATGGCTGGGGTAGACGGCGAGGATCTGGTCGCCGAAGGCGTCCGGGTCGATCTCGTGGTCGGCCAGCAGGCGCACCAGGCGGCCATCGGCGATATAGGGCGCGGCGCTCCACAGGGGCGTGTGCAACACGCCGACCCCGGCCAGGGCGTTGGCCAGCAGCAGGTCGTAGTTGTCGCTCTCCAGGCGCGGGGCGGCAGGCTGGGCCAGGCGCGTGCGCTGGCCGTCGCATTCCACCCACCAGTACTGCCGGCTCAGCGCCGGGTGGCGGTAGGCGAGCCAGTCGTGGCGGTCGAGATCGGCGAGGGTCGGCACGCCCTTGCGTGCCAGGTAGGCGGGGCTGGCGCACAGGGCCAGGCGGTTGCGCCCGACCACCCGGGCGATCAGCCCCGGCAGGTCGCTCTGCCCCTCGCGCAGGGCCAGGTCGTAGCCCGCCTCCACCAGGTCGACGAAGGCGTCGCACAGATCGACCCGCAGGCTGATCTGCGGGTAGGCGGCGAGAAAGCCCGCGCACACCTCATCGAGGAAGGCGCGGCTGAAGGCCAGCGGCGCGGTCATCCGCAGGCTGCCCTGCAGGCCGTGCTGCAGCTGGCCGATCTCCTCGCCCACATCGTGCAGGCGCTGCAGCAACTGGCGCGCGGTCTCCAGGTAGAGGCGCCCCGCTTCGGTGAGGACGATGCGCCGGGTGCTGCGCTCGAACAGGCGCGCGCCCAGCTCGGCCTCCAGGTGGCTGACGGCCTTGGTCAGCGCCGAGGGGGTCTTGCCCAGTTGCTCGGCGGCACGGCTGAAGCTGCCCTGTTCGGCGGTGGCGACGAACATGGCGATGGCACCGAGCTTGTCCATGGTTTTTCCATTCCGGCAAAAGGGTTTTGCACGCTGCCGGCGTTCTGCCAGCCCCGGGGAGCCGCTAGTCTCGCTGGCAGACCGACAAAAACAAAGGGGGAGCCCGTGAAAAACTTCGTTCCACGACTACTGGCGGCTGCGGTGGCTTTTGCCTCGATGGAAGCCATGGCCGGTGCCGATATGGTGCTGTTCAACGGCAAGGTGTTCACCGCCGACAAGGCCCGCCCCATGGTGCAGGCCATCGCCGTGGAGAACGGCAAGGTGCTGGCGGTGGGCAGCGATGCCGAGATCAAGGCCCTGGCGGACGCTTCCACCCAACGCATCGACCTCGGCGGCAAGGCGCTGATGCCGGGCCTGATCGACACCCACTCCCACGCCATCTTCGGCGGCCTGGAGATGTCCACCGCCAACATGGGTGACGAGCAGGTGAGCCTGGATGAGTTGGAAAAACGCCTGCGCACCTGGCGCGACGATGGCACCGCGCGCCACGGCGACACCCTCTACGTCGGGGGCATGACCTCCGCCTACTGGGCCCAGGCCGAGGCCATGGGCCAGCGCTTCGACCAGGGCGAGTGGGCCGGGGTGCCCATCGTCTTCGTCGGCAGCGACCACCACACCGCCTGGGCCAACGCGGCCATGCGCAAGCGCGCCGGCATCGACGCCAAGCTGGTCGAGTCCCTTCCCGAGGCCGAGCGCGGCACCATCGGCCTGGGCAAGGACGGCGCGCCCAACGGCTTCCTGGTGGACGCCGGCTGGGACCGCGTCGCCGCCGTGCTGCCCCCCATGGACCCGGCCCTGCTGCTGCGCGCCGGCGAGAACGCGGTACGCACCAACAACAGCCTGGGCATCACGGCGTGGATGGACCCGGCCGCCAACGGCGCCCCCGGCGAGCCCTTGTTCGCCCTGAAGCCCACGGAGAAGTCCGTCGGCGTGCTGCCGGTGTACAAGGCGCTGGCCGAGAAAGGCGAGCTGACCGCCCACGTCGCCGCGCTCTTGGTGGCCCACCCGAAAAGCCGCCCCGCCGACCTGGACACGCTGGAGAAGGTGCGCCAGCAGTTCCAGGGCATCGACAACCTGAGCCTGCCGGGGATCAAGATCTTCGCCGACGGCGTGCTGGAGTACCCGGCACAGAGCGCGGCGCTGATCGACCCCTACAGCAACAGCCACAAGCAGGGCGAGCTGCTGATCGACCCGGCGCACTTCGGCGAGCTGGTCAGCGCGGCGGATGCACGCGGCTGGCTGGTGCACATCCACGCCATCGGCGACCGTGCGGTGCGCGAGGCGCTCAACGGCATCGAGCAGGCCCGCCGCGACCGGCAGAGTGGCATCACCCACTCGATCACCCACCTGCAACTGGTGAACCCCAAGGAGTTCGCGCGCTTCAAGCCGCTCGACGTGATCGCCTCCATGCAGCTGCTCTGGGCCGCCGGCGACGACTACACGCTGGACATGGTCAAGCCCTACGTCAGCGCCTTCGCCTTCCGCTACCAGTACCCGGCGCACTCGCTGCTGCAACAGGGCGCGACCATCGCCGGCGCCAGCGACTGGCCGGTGTCCTCGCCCAACCCCTGGGCGGCCATGGCCCAGGCGGTGACCCGCGAAGGCGAGAAAGGCGTGCTCAACGCCGAGGAGCGCCTGGACCGCGACACCATGTTCTACGCCTACACCCTCAACGCCGCGCGGACCATCGGCCAGGAGCAGCACATCGGCTCGCTGGCCGCCGGCAAGCAGGCCGACTTCATCCTCCTCGACCGCGACGTGTTCACCGTGGACGCCAAGGCCCTGGCCGAAACCCAGGTGCTCAAGACCTGGTTCGGCGGCCGCGAGGTCTACACCGCCGCCCGATAACAAGACCGCACCACCGCTGATGCCTGGCCCCGCTGCATGGGGGTCGGGCGAAGCCTTGCCCTTCATCTGCCCATAACAACCACAAGATCGGGAATCCACCATGAAGCGTTCCACCACCCTCCTCCTCGCCGGCCTCGCCCTGGCCCCGCTGTGCAGCCAGGCCGCGTTGCCGATCACCGACGACTTCGCCGTCGCGGTCGACCTCAACCTGGCCAGCGACTACCGCACCCGCGGCATCTCGCAGACCCAGGGCGACCCCGCCATCCAGGCCGGCGCCACGCTGCTGCATGCCAGCGGCCTCTACGCCGGCGCCTGGAACTCCAACGTCGACTTCGGCTTCGGCCTCAAGACGCGCCA from Pseudomonas tohonis includes:
- the map gene encoding type I methionyl aminopeptidase; the encoded protein is MVVAGRLAARVLEALDDFIVPGVTTAQIDAFAERYILDTLQAIPGSKGQYGYPFTVNTSVNQVVCHGWPSAEEVLQEGDIVNVDVTVIKDGFYGDTSKMYCLGAVSDDARRLVQTTRQCLYDAIRLVRPGATLGDVGHAIQSRAEEAGYSVVVEYCGHGIGRQMHESPQVLHVGHPGTGLRLQPGMTFTIEPMINQGRRSVRTLADGWTVVTRDGSLSAQFEHTVLVTESGFRVLTLREEERDAFPG
- a CDS encoding ParD-like family protein is translated as MGIVKISDVLHEEARIACRAMSRSINAQAEHWMRIGMLAEAQPELTYADIVKRLMEEARELELSATPPVEAVE
- a CDS encoding histone deacetylase family protein; the protein is MLTVYSDDHRLHFGQSELVDGKLQPCFEMPSRADTVLARVRHQALGEVIEPRDFGLEPILRVHDAAYVDFLKGAWARWAAEGHSCDMLPSTFPARRLRRDGPIPTALHGQLGHYCFDTEAPITAGTWQAVYSSAQVALTAQDHMRNGANTAFALCRPPGHHAGSDFMGGYCFFNNAAIVTHVFLDQGARRVAILDVDYHHGNGTQELFYNRGDVLFASIHGDPLVEYPYYLGHADERGEGAGALCNHNYPLPHGTGWDGWAAALEDACGKIAAYAPDALVISLGVDTYKDDPISQFKLDSPDYLAMGRRIAALGLPTLFIMEGGYAVEAIGVNAVNVLQGYEEVAR
- a CDS encoding Bro-N domain-containing protein, with translation MTNRYFDTLRFFRYRRLLRATLIQHEPWFAARDLARLMGIHFGDKVQARLDPDQWRLGLIAAGDGTVGEEMMVSESGAYALLQRHFPHPENRNLRQWLTQEVIPALRQARAIA
- a CDS encoding extracellular solute-binding protein — encoded protein: MSARHLLALALLGASLHAAAEPVVRIYNWFDYIAPDTLENFRKDSGITPKYDVYDSNEVLEAKLLSGHSGYDLVVPSDGFLPNYMKAGVFQPLDKSKLPNWKNLNPALLKVLAAKDPGNQYVMPYMWGTNGIAYNVDKVRAVLGENAPVDSWELIFNPDNLARLKQCGVAFLDSPTEVIPEVLHYLGLPPNSRNPEDYAKAEELLTRLRPHITYFSSSKFVSDLANGEICVALAWSGGAMQAAARAEEAGNGMKVVYRIPKEGTAAWFDVLAIPRDAQNVEQAHAFLNYLLRPEVVAPISDHVAYANPNQAADGLISPTLRDNPNVYPPAEVQAKLFSVEMLPPKLERIRTRTWTKIKTGT
- the ptrR gene encoding putrescine utilization regulator PtrR — translated: MELSQLRIFQAVAEEGSIAKAAVRMNRVPSNLSTRLRQLEEALGVDLFLRERQRLQLSAEGKVLLGYAERMFRLQAEAEAALKGGEPAGEFVIGSMYSTAAIHLPGMLARFHRRWPAVNLQVQTLPSGELVEGLVSGRLDAALVDGPMDYAELDGLPLFEETLVLITSLGHAPVASAADVQGESVYSFRPRCSYRKRIESWFAAARVPMGQIMEIESYHSMLACVVAGGGVALMPLSMLETLPGREAVAVHHLAEPFDHTTTWLMWRKGMLGANLKAWIEVIEAEAAQAA
- a CDS encoding YbfB/YjiJ family MFS transporter → MSPIIRIVASTLALFVAMGVGRFSLTPQLPHLIAEGQVDLTGAGLVAAANYLGYLVGALDALRATAPAQAHRRLFGGLWAGVAITLASSWAFGFWPHVALRFAAGVSSAWVLVVLTALAAQVAVQAGRPRLAGLIFTGPSLGVLATGLMALALNLLGQGSSSAWLLYGVTALVLTLAIHPLLPRPQERADAALQPAGPRPRAFYPLLVAYSLVGIGYIIPATFLSQMAAAQFRGQWLADLFWPAFGLIATLGVLLVSLRRPGTGSTGRWLVGALWLQAFGVLACLFPGMTGLALGVIFCGGPFLASMLLVMQRAREIDPLGHARNVGLLTAGFALGQLGGPLLAALSSHFSGGLRPALLLAAGALLLAGGLMLKAREEVKVEAVAVCRG